Proteins encoded by one window of Pseudorca crassidens isolate mPseCra1 chromosome 3, mPseCra1.hap1, whole genome shotgun sequence:
- the NFILZ gene encoding NFIL3 like protein, with product MDVGLLVPPDVPQGCGKTLRRPWGRRTAVRRQREFMPEEKKDTVYWEKRRKNNEAAKRSREKRRLNDAALEGRLDALLEENALLRTELRALKHRFGLLPPTGGTWTLPTLLWESPWAGDPHPRAEQLPSLPASHGCLLRPCSLDAGVPGCWGCLVAASWTGLATSPRSLQDPEPPTPKRMDMALQSSLPAAFFSCHPLDRHEGPRPELRPCWGLWSPIPPGCRASGCSDVLLTPSVDPVGLPPGVAFPVPGKDPEGLAQPSLSHKLRIKPQASGRVPWGWGGGWAPI from the coding sequence ATGGATGTGGGTCTCTTGGTCCCGCCAGATGTACCCCAGGGTTGCGGCAAAACCCTGAGGCGACCGTGGGGCCGGCGTACGGCCGTGCGTCGGCAGCGGGAGTTCATGCCAGAAGAGAAGAAGGATACGGTTTACTGGGAGAAGCGGAGGAAGAACAACGAAGCGGCCAAGAGATCCCGGGAGAAGCGACGTCTCAATGACGCGGCCCTAGAGGGCAGGCTGGACGCATTGCTCGAGGAGAACGCTCTGCTCAGGACTGAGCTACGGGCTCTCAAACATCGCTTTGGCCTCCTGCCCCCCACTGGTGGTACCTGGACCCTGCCCACTCTGCTATGGGAGTCGCCCTGGGCTGGAGACCCCCACCCTAGGGCTGAACAGCTCCCCTCTCTTCCCGCTTCCCATGGCTGCCTCTTGAGACCGTGTTCCTTGGACGCTGGGGTTCCAGGATGCTGGGGCTGCCTGGTGGCTGCCAGCTGGACTGGCCTGGCCACTTCCCCCAGGTCCCTCCAGGACCCTGAACCCCCTACCCCCAAGAGAATGGACATGGCCTTGCAGAGTTCCCTTCCAGCTGCCTTCTTCAGCTGTCACCCCCTGGATAGACATGAGGGGCCCAGACCCGAGCTCAGGCCCTGCTGGGGGCTGTGGTCACCCATACCCCCTGGTTGCCGGGCCTCAGGGTGCTCAGATGTGTTGCTGACGCCCAGTGTTGATCCCGTGGGGTTGCCTCCTGGGGTGGCCTTCCCGGTCCCTGGGAAGGATCCAGAGGGTCTGGCTCAGCCCTCCCTGTCCCACAAATTGCGTATCAAGCCCCAAGCCTCAGGCAGAGTACCTTGGGGCTGGGGGGGTGGCTGGGCCCCCATCTGA